From a single Lolium rigidum isolate FL_2022 chromosome 7, APGP_CSIRO_Lrig_0.1, whole genome shotgun sequence genomic region:
- the LOC124672397 gene encoding uncharacterized oxidoreductase At1g06690, chloroplastic-like, which produces MALQVAGGAGCCGCLPLLGPRRRAAAFLPPRAVASDGAAVEDGSKTVLGGSGVAVTKLGIGAWSWGDTTYWNDFQWDDRKLKAAKGAFDASIDSGITFFDTAEVYGAGVSGAINSESLLGRFMKERQQKEVVEVAIATKFAALPWRLGRGSVLSALKSSLSRLGVSSVESYQLHWPGIWGNEGYLDGLADAYEQGLVKSVGVSNYSEKRLRDAYKRLKDRGVPLASNQVNYSLIYRNPEENGVKATCDELGITLIAYSPIAQGALTGKYTPANPPTGPRGRIYTSDFLSKLQPLINKIKEIGGSYDKTSTQVVLNWLICQGNVVPIPGAKNAEQASEFAGALGWSLTDQEVEELRSLAREVKPVMGFPVEKL; this is translated from the exons ATGGCCCTGCAGGTCGCCGGCGGCGCGGGCTGCTGCGGCTGCCTCCCCCTGCTCGGCCCGCGACGGCGCGCCGCGGCGTTCCTGCCGCCACGCGCGGTGGCGTCCGATGGCGCCGCGGTGGAGGACGGCAGCAAGACGGTGCTGGGCGGGTCCGGCGTGGCGGTcaccaagctcggcatcggggccTGGTCCTGGGGCGACACCACGTACTGGAACGACTTCCAGTGGGACG ATAGGAAACTAAAGGCAGCTAAAGGAGCATTCGATGCGAGCATCGATAGTGGAATAACCTTCTTTGACACTGCAGAAGTATATGGTGCAGGG GTGTCAGGAGCGATAAACTCAGAAAGCTTGCTAGGAAG GTTTATGAAGGAACGGCAACAAAAagaagtggttgaggtggccattGCAACAAAGTTTGCAGCTCTTCCATGGAGGTTAGGCCGGGGAAGTGTTCTTTCTGCACTCAAGAGCTCACTTTCCCGCCTTGGCGTCTCCTCCGTCGAGTCATACCAACTCCATTG GCCAGGGATATGGGGAAACGAAG GTTACCTTGACGGCCTTGCTGATGCTTATGAGCAAGGTCTTGTAAAATCCGTTGGAGTCTCAAACTACAGCG AGAAACGTCTGCGTGATGCTTACAAGCGCCTCAAGGACAGGGGAGTTCCACTTGCTTCAAACCAAGTAAATTACAGTCTGATTTACAGGAACCCTGAGGAAAATGGGGTGAAGGCAACTTGTGATGAGCTTGGTATTACTTTGATTGCATATTCCCCAATAGCCCAAG GTGCTTTGACAGGAAAATATACACCAGCTAATCCTCCAACTGGGCCTCGTGGACGGATATACACTTCTGATTTCCTGTCCAAG CTCCAGCCACTTATTAACAAGATTAAGGAGATTGGAGGAAGCTATGACAAGACCTCAACTCAG GTGGTTCTGAACTGGCTGATTTGCCAGGGCAACGTGGTGCCGATCCCGGGGGCGAAGAATGCAGAGCAGGCAAGTGAGTTTGCCGGCGCACTCGGGTGGAGCCTGACGGATCAGGAGGTGGAAGAGCTACGGTCCCTGGCGCGCGAGGTCAAGCCCGTCATGGGGTTCCCGGTCGAGAAGCTGTAA
- the LOC124673986 gene encoding uncharacterized oxidoreductase At1g06690, chloroplastic-like, which yields MASLQVGAGGGVGFCFGPLDGGRRRARRAVLRPPRASATVAEDQEKVRLGESSVAVSKLGIGAWSWGDTTYWNDSEWDDRRLKEAKAAFDASVDSGMTFFDTAEVYGTALMGAVNSESLLGDFIRERKKQGAVDVTVATKFAALPWRFGRGSVLSALKKSLERLGLPSVELYQLHWPGLWGNEGYLDGLADAYDQGLVKAVGVSNYNEKRLRDAHARLKKRGVPLAVNQVNYSLIYRTPEENGVKAACDELGVTLIAYSPIAQGVLSGKYTPENPPTGPRGNTYTPEFLTKLQPLMNRIKEIGVSYGKNPTQVSLNWLTCQGNVVPIPGAKNAGQAMEFAGALGWSLTADEVEELRTLAREIKGIKMPIEES from the exons ATGGCTTCGTTGCAGgtcggcgccggcggtggcgtgGGGTTCTGCTTCGGCCCGTTGgacggtggccggcggcgggcgAGGAGGGCAGTGCTGCGGCCGCCGAGGGCGTCGGCGACGGTGGCGGAGGACCAGGAGAAGGTGAGGCTCGGCGAGTCTAGCGTGGCGGtgagcaagctcggcatcggcgcATGGTCGTGGGGCGACACCACCTACTGGAACGACTCCGAGTGGGACG ACAGGAGACTGAAGGAGGCTAAAGCAGCGTTCGACGCCAGCGTCGACAGCGGGATGACCTTCTTCGACACCGCTGAAGTATACGGCACGGCG CTCATGGGAGCAGTGAATTCAGAAAGTCTACTGGGAGA TTTCATCAGAGAGAGGAAGAAGCAGGGGGCAGTGGACGTGACGGTGGCGACCAAGTTCGCAGCGCTCCCGTGGAGGTTCGGCCGCGGTAGCGTCCTCTCGGCGCTCAAGAAATCGTTAGAACGCCTGGGACTCCCCTCCGTCGAGCTCTACCAGCTCCACTG GCCGGGGCTATGGGGAAACGAAG GGTACCTTGATGGCCTGGCTGACGCGTACGACCAAGGTCTCGTCAAGGCTGTCGGAGTCTCCAACTACAATG AGAAACGGCTCCGAGACGCGCACGCGCGGCTGAAGAAGAGGGGCGTCCCGCTCGCCGTTAACCAGGTGAACTACAGCCTCATCTACAGGACGCCCGAGGAGAACGGCGTCAAGGCCGCCTGCGACGAGCTCGGCGTCACGCTCATCGCCTATTCTCCAATCGCCCAAG GTGTTCTGTCAGGGAAATACACTCCGGAGAACCCGCCCACGGGTCCTCGAGGAAATACATACACTCCCGAGTTTCTCACCAAG CTCCAACCACTCATGAATAGAATCAAAGAGATTGGAGTGAGCTACGGCAAAAACCCAACTCAG GTGTCTCTGAACTGGCTAACCTGCCAGGGCAATGTGGTGCCGATCCCAGGGGCGAAGAACGCCGGGCAGGccatggagttcgccggcgcgctCGGGTGGAGCCTAACCGCCGACGAGGTCGAGGAGCTGCGCACCCTCGCGCGCGAGATCAAAGGCATCAAGATGCCCATCGAGGAGTCGTGA